One Felis catus isolate Fca126 chromosome D1, F.catus_Fca126_mat1.0, whole genome shotgun sequence DNA segment encodes these proteins:
- the TPH1 gene encoding tryptophan 5-hydroxylase 1 isoform X2, translating into MIEDNKENKDHSLERGRATLIFSLKNEVGGLIKALKIFQEKHVSLLHIESRKSKRRNSEFEIFIDCDINREQLNDIFHLLKSYTNVLSVNPPDNFTVKEDGMETVPWFPKKVSDLDHCANRVLMYGSELDADHPGFKDNVYRKRRKYFADLAMNYKHGDPIPKVEFTEEEIKTWGTVFRELNKLYPTHACREYLKNLPLLSKYCGYREDNIPQLEDVSNFLKERTGFSIRPVAGYLSPRDFLSGLAFRVFHCTQYVRHSSDPLYTPEPDTCHELLGHVPLLAEPSFAQFSQEIGLASLGASEEAVQKLATCYFFTVEFGLCKQDGQLRVFGAGLLSSISELKHSLSGHAKVKPFDPKITCKQECCITTFQDVYFVSESFEDAKEKMREFTKTIKRPFGVKYNPYTRSIQILKDTKSITSAMNELQHDLDVVSDALAKVSKQLSI; encoded by the exons ATGATTGAAgacaataaggaaaataaagaccaTTCCCTAGAAAGAGGAAGGGCGACTCTCATTTTTTCCTTGAAGAATGAAGTTGGTGGACTAATAAAAGCACTGAAAATCTTCCAG GAGAAACATGTGAGCCTGTTACATATTGAGTCCCgaaaatcaaagagaagaaaCTCAGAATTTGAGATCTTTATTGACTGTGATATCAACAGAGAACAATTGAATGATATTTTTCATCTGTTGAAGTCCTACACTAACGTTCTCTCTGTGAATCCACCAGATAATTTTACTGTGAAAGAAGACG GTATGGAAACTGTTCCTTGGTTTCCAAAGAAGGTTTCTGACCTGGATCATTGTGCCAACAGAGTTCTGATGTATGGATCTGAACTGGATGCAGACCATCCT GGCTTCAAAGACAATGTCTACCGTAAAAGACGAAAGTATTTTGCAGACTTGGCTATGAACTATAAGCA TGGAGACCCCATTCCCAAGGTTGAATTCACTGAAGAGGAGATTAAGACCTGGGGAACCGTGTTCCGAGAGCTGAACAAACTTTACCCAACCCATGCCTGCAGAGAGTATCTCAAAAACTTACCTTTGCTTTCTAAATATTGTGGATACCGGGAAGATAATATCCCACAATTGGAAGATGtctcaaactttttaaaag AGCGCACAGGTTTTTCCATCCGTCCTGTGGCTGGTTACTTATCACCAAGAGATTTCTTATCAGGTTTAGCCTTTCGAGTTTTTCACTGCACACAGTATGTGAGACACAGTTCAGACCCTCTCTATACCCCAGAGCC AGATACCTGCCATGAACTCTTAGGTCATGTCCCCCTGTTGGCTGAACCTAGTTTTGCTCAATTCTCCCAAGAAATTGGCCTGGCTTCTCTTGGAGCTTCAGAGGAGGCTGTTCAAAAACTGGCAACG TGCTACTTTTTCACTGTGGAGTTTGGTCTCTGTAAACAAGATGGGCAGTTGCGAGTCTTTGGTGCTGGATTACTTTCTTCGATCAGTGAACTTAAA CATTCACTTTCTGGACATGCCAAAGTAAAGCCCTTTGATCCCAAGATTACCTGCAAACAAGAGTGTTGCATCACAACTTTTCAGGATGTCTACTTTGTATCTGAAAGCTTTGAAGATGCAAAAGAGAAGATGAG AGAATTTACCAAAACAATTAAGCGTCCGTTTGGAGTGAAGTATAATCCATACACACGGAGTATTCAGATCCTGAAAGACACCAAGAGCATAACCAGTGCCATGAATGAACTGCAGCATGATCTTGATGTTGTCAGTGATGCCCTTGCGAAGGTCAGCAAGCAGCTGAGCATCTGA
- the TPH1 gene encoding tryptophan 5-hydroxylase 1 isoform X1 yields MHCMPIIFQALLGNVLSYVGLITVLQSMSTNPCFTEKYTKLIMIEDNKENKDHSLERGRATLIFSLKNEVGGLIKALKIFQEKHVSLLHIESRKSKRRNSEFEIFIDCDINREQLNDIFHLLKSYTNVLSVNPPDNFTVKEDGMETVPWFPKKVSDLDHCANRVLMYGSELDADHPGFKDNVYRKRRKYFADLAMNYKHGDPIPKVEFTEEEIKTWGTVFRELNKLYPTHACREYLKNLPLLSKYCGYREDNIPQLEDVSNFLKERTGFSIRPVAGYLSPRDFLSGLAFRVFHCTQYVRHSSDPLYTPEPDTCHELLGHVPLLAEPSFAQFSQEIGLASLGASEEAVQKLATCYFFTVEFGLCKQDGQLRVFGAGLLSSISELKHSLSGHAKVKPFDPKITCKQECCITTFQDVYFVSESFEDAKEKMREFTKTIKRPFGVKYNPYTRSIQILKDTKSITSAMNELQHDLDVVSDALAKVSKQLSI; encoded by the exons ATGCATTGTATGCCTattatattccaggcactgttaGGCAATGTTTTATCTTACGTTGGTCTCATTACAGTCTTGCAAAGCATGTCTACAAATCCAtgtttcacag AGAAGTACACCAAACTCATCATGATTGAAgacaataaggaaaataaagaccaTTCCCTAGAAAGAGGAAGGGCGACTCTCATTTTTTCCTTGAAGAATGAAGTTGGTGGACTAATAAAAGCACTGAAAATCTTCCAG GAGAAACATGTGAGCCTGTTACATATTGAGTCCCgaaaatcaaagagaagaaaCTCAGAATTTGAGATCTTTATTGACTGTGATATCAACAGAGAACAATTGAATGATATTTTTCATCTGTTGAAGTCCTACACTAACGTTCTCTCTGTGAATCCACCAGATAATTTTACTGTGAAAGAAGACG GTATGGAAACTGTTCCTTGGTTTCCAAAGAAGGTTTCTGACCTGGATCATTGTGCCAACAGAGTTCTGATGTATGGATCTGAACTGGATGCAGACCATCCT GGCTTCAAAGACAATGTCTACCGTAAAAGACGAAAGTATTTTGCAGACTTGGCTATGAACTATAAGCA TGGAGACCCCATTCCCAAGGTTGAATTCACTGAAGAGGAGATTAAGACCTGGGGAACCGTGTTCCGAGAGCTGAACAAACTTTACCCAACCCATGCCTGCAGAGAGTATCTCAAAAACTTACCTTTGCTTTCTAAATATTGTGGATACCGGGAAGATAATATCCCACAATTGGAAGATGtctcaaactttttaaaag AGCGCACAGGTTTTTCCATCCGTCCTGTGGCTGGTTACTTATCACCAAGAGATTTCTTATCAGGTTTAGCCTTTCGAGTTTTTCACTGCACACAGTATGTGAGACACAGTTCAGACCCTCTCTATACCCCAGAGCC AGATACCTGCCATGAACTCTTAGGTCATGTCCCCCTGTTGGCTGAACCTAGTTTTGCTCAATTCTCCCAAGAAATTGGCCTGGCTTCTCTTGGAGCTTCAGAGGAGGCTGTTCAAAAACTGGCAACG TGCTACTTTTTCACTGTGGAGTTTGGTCTCTGTAAACAAGATGGGCAGTTGCGAGTCTTTGGTGCTGGATTACTTTCTTCGATCAGTGAACTTAAA CATTCACTTTCTGGACATGCCAAAGTAAAGCCCTTTGATCCCAAGATTACCTGCAAACAAGAGTGTTGCATCACAACTTTTCAGGATGTCTACTTTGTATCTGAAAGCTTTGAAGATGCAAAAGAGAAGATGAG AGAATTTACCAAAACAATTAAGCGTCCGTTTGGAGTGAAGTATAATCCATACACACGGAGTATTCAGATCCTGAAAGACACCAAGAGCATAACCAGTGCCATGAATGAACTGCAGCATGATCTTGATGTTGTCAGTGATGCCCTTGCGAAGGTCAGCAAGCAGCTGAGCATCTGA